One genomic region from Jiangella sp. DSM 45060 encodes:
- a CDS encoding cold-shock protein, with amino-acid sequence MPTGKVKFFDTEKGFGFLSKDDGGDVFVHSSALPAGVSALKPGQRVEFGVAEGRRGEQALSVRVLDPLPSVSAATRKKPDDMVTIVEDLIKLLDGLSNTYRRGRHPDQRTARQVATVLRAVADDLEL; translated from the coding sequence GTGCCAACGGGCAAGGTCAAGTTTTTCGACACCGAGAAGGGCTTCGGCTTCCTCTCCAAGGACGACGGCGGCGACGTCTTCGTGCACTCGTCCGCGCTGCCCGCGGGCGTGTCCGCGCTGAAGCCGGGCCAGCGGGTGGAGTTCGGTGTGGCCGAGGGCCGCCGGGGCGAGCAGGCGCTGTCGGTGCGCGTCCTCGACCCCCTGCCGTCGGTGTCGGCGGCCACCCGCAAGAAGCCCGACGACATGGTCACCATCGTCGAAGACCTCATCAAGCTGCTCGACGGCCTGTCGAACACCTACCGCCGCGGCCGGCACCCCGACCAGCGCACGGCGCGTCAGGTCGCGACCGTGCTGCGTGCGGTGGCCGACGACCTCGAGCTCTAG
- a CDS encoding HipA family kinase, whose amino-acid sequence MTVHTGLPVVRAVRYVEPLREGGSLPGLVEGDDLGTYVVKFRGAGQGPKTLVAEIVVGELARRLGIRVPDLVLVDLDDAIARREPDPEIQELLLASVGVNLGMDFLPRSLGYDGHGKQADADDAAKVLWLDALTVNVDRSWRNPNLLTWHGQLWAIDHGAALLFQHTWPGAQAFAVRPYPIDDHVLAFAADRLPAVDAELAPRVTPSLLAEILALVPDDWLPEVPGLDGAGPDAVRAVYADHLAARAAASSDWLPAGGA is encoded by the coding sequence GTGACGGTGCACACGGGGCTGCCCGTCGTGCGCGCGGTCCGCTACGTCGAACCGCTGCGCGAGGGCGGGTCGCTGCCCGGCCTGGTCGAGGGCGACGACCTCGGCACCTACGTCGTCAAGTTCCGCGGCGCCGGGCAGGGCCCGAAGACGCTGGTCGCGGAGATCGTCGTGGGCGAGCTGGCCCGCCGGCTGGGCATCCGGGTGCCCGACCTCGTGCTCGTCGACCTCGACGACGCCATCGCGCGGCGCGAACCCGACCCGGAGATCCAGGAGTTGCTGCTGGCCAGCGTCGGCGTGAACCTCGGCATGGACTTCCTGCCCCGCTCGCTCGGCTACGACGGGCACGGCAAGCAGGCGGACGCCGACGACGCGGCGAAGGTGCTGTGGCTCGACGCGCTCACCGTCAACGTCGACCGGAGCTGGCGCAACCCGAACCTGCTGACGTGGCACGGGCAGCTGTGGGCGATCGACCACGGCGCGGCGCTGCTGTTCCAGCACACCTGGCCCGGGGCGCAGGCGTTCGCCGTCCGTCCCTACCCGATCGACGACCACGTGCTGGCGTTCGCCGCCGACCGGCTGCCGGCCGTCGACGCCGAGCTGGCGCCGCGGGTGACGCCGTCGCTGCTGGCGGAGATCCTGGCGCTGGTCCCGGACGACTGGCTGCCCGAGGTCCCCGGGCTGGACGGCGCCGGGCCCGACGCCGTCCGCGCCGTCTACGCCGACCACCTCGCGGCCCGCGCCGCGGCCTCGTCGGACTGGCTGCCGGCGGGTGGCGCGTGA
- a CDS encoding DUF3037 domain-containing protein, which produces MAFEYAVVRVVPRVERAEFVNAGVIVYSQKAGYLAAATHVDADRLRALDPDADIAAITTAVEAYAATCTDPAAAGPVGATAIGERFRWLTAPRSTIVQPGPVHAGLTDDPAAELDRLLRRLVL; this is translated from the coding sequence ATCGCGTTCGAGTACGCCGTCGTGCGGGTGGTCCCCCGCGTCGAGCGGGCCGAGTTTGTCAACGCCGGCGTCATCGTCTACAGCCAGAAGGCCGGCTATCTCGCCGCCGCCACCCACGTCGACGCGGACCGGCTGCGGGCCCTGGACCCCGACGCCGACATCGCGGCCATCACCACTGCGGTCGAGGCGTACGCGGCCACCTGCACCGATCCGGCGGCCGCGGGCCCGGTCGGCGCCACGGCGATCGGCGAGCGGTTCCGCTGGTTGACGGCGCCGCGCAGCACAATCGTCCAGCCGGGCCCGGTGCACGCCGGGCTCACCGACGACCCCGCGGCGGAGCTGGACCGCCTGCTGCGTCGCCTGGTGCTCTGA
- a CDS encoding HAD family hydrolase, whose translation MPLTIGFDLDLTLVDSAEGITVSMTEAFRRVGVVIEPHELLPMIGLPLDTTLRAFVPDDRVDEARVIYRELYPTLGIPGTKPLPGAVEAVDAIHAHHGTVLVVSAKIESAVRAVLAHVGLPVDDVVGERYAESKGVALRERGADVYVGDHPGDMVGARTAGAYAIGVTTGGHDALALREAGADVVFADLLDFPYWLDDHVAVGQA comes from the coding sequence ATGCCCCTCACCATCGGATTCGACCTCGATCTCACCCTCGTCGATTCCGCGGAGGGCATCACCGTCTCGATGACCGAGGCGTTCCGCCGCGTCGGCGTCGTCATCGAGCCGCACGAGTTGCTGCCGATGATCGGCCTGCCGCTCGACACCACGCTGCGCGCTTTCGTCCCGGACGACCGCGTCGACGAAGCGCGCGTCATCTATCGCGAGCTCTACCCGACGCTGGGCATCCCGGGCACCAAGCCGCTGCCGGGCGCCGTCGAGGCCGTCGACGCCATCCACGCGCACCACGGCACCGTGCTGGTCGTCAGCGCCAAGATCGAGTCCGCGGTCCGCGCCGTCCTCGCGCACGTCGGCCTGCCGGTCGACGACGTCGTCGGCGAGCGGTACGCCGAGTCCAAGGGCGTCGCGCTGCGCGAACGCGGCGCGGACGTCTACGTGGGCGACCACCCCGGTGACATGGTCGGGGCCCGCACGGCCGGCGCCTACGCCATCGGCGTGACGACCGGCGGGCACGACGCGCTCGCGCTGCGCGAGGCCGGCGCCGACGTCGTCTTCGCCGACCTCCTCGACTTCCCGTACTGGCTCGACGACCACGTCGCCGTCGGCCAGGCGTGA
- a CDS encoding CHAT domain-containing protein produces MTSGSTSAAVTPEELPALAMSRPEEARVLAEAVVERRAPALDRTYALQALAIVQRERGEHARAIRTARRGIRLSREHGMVDRVSDLEASLGTILALTGRAREATAAFDSALVAASPLERARILVRRAAASYVLRDLGQAQQDGWVAAESLRRLGDSAWESRARINLAAALLGLGRFTDADGELARAQALAEEDGQHYLATIVVHDRGDCAHRMGDLPRALRLLYDARRRYEELGVVPPEVVRDLAVVQLAAGLTEDAAGTADELVAVLDGARDSALRRSDGFIAAAIVHLAAGNASRAADLARRAARSSRRQGHDDAERHARVVVLRAQAEAGAVTKRHARAAAALAAELTDRYASERLDALVLAGRLASATGLPELAEEALRTAAAGRRGRGSALRRATGWYAQALLAESAGDRRAMLRACGRGLDVLDTHALSLGATELRARATVHGSDLAALATRRVAVDGTARELLRWTERWRGTLHSLPWPAARHDAELAAELGRLRAVGSLIGSHADEAERRRIEERIRRHVHGRETAGPRTTRRRLDVGELLDALGDRTLVSIVGLRGGRFHAVVAREGRLKHVVAGDSGAALDEVEYAKFALRGAAVAADAVAGVLLAAAEPGLARLQETMLGPAVRELGDGPVVLVPPSTMQSVPWGALPALRDRDVTVAPSATAWLRARTSTPPKDRSVALIAGADLASSGAEVGVLAGVYTDATVLTGGDATADAALAALDGSWLAHIGAHGRYRGDNPMFSSLELADGPLTVFDIERLQSPPYRLLLTACESGVGSPTGADELLGLTTSLSALGTAGLLATVVPVSDAASVDLSLVVHGRLRTGDDLGAALLAARRAAAGARDRATAWSFLALGGA; encoded by the coding sequence GTGACCTCGGGAAGCACGTCGGCAGCGGTGACTCCGGAAGAATTGCCCGCGCTGGCGATGTCGCGCCCCGAAGAGGCTCGGGTGCTGGCCGAGGCCGTCGTGGAGCGGCGGGCCCCGGCCCTCGACCGCACCTACGCGCTGCAGGCGCTCGCGATCGTCCAGCGGGAGCGAGGTGAGCACGCGCGTGCCATCCGCACCGCGCGCCGGGGGATCCGGCTCAGCCGGGAGCACGGGATGGTCGATCGAGTCTCCGACCTGGAGGCGAGCCTCGGCACGATCCTGGCGCTGACCGGCCGTGCCCGCGAAGCGACGGCGGCCTTCGACAGCGCGCTCGTGGCCGCTAGCCCGCTGGAACGCGCGCGGATCCTGGTGCGCCGGGCGGCGGCCTCGTACGTCCTCCGGGATCTCGGGCAGGCCCAGCAGGATGGGTGGGTGGCGGCGGAGAGCCTGCGCCGGCTCGGTGACTCGGCGTGGGAATCCCGCGCCAGGATCAACCTCGCCGCCGCGTTGCTCGGACTCGGCCGGTTCACCGATGCCGACGGCGAGCTGGCCCGCGCGCAGGCGCTTGCCGAGGAGGACGGACAGCACTATCTGGCCACCATCGTCGTCCACGATCGGGGCGACTGCGCGCACCGGATGGGGGACCTGCCGCGGGCGCTGCGCCTGCTCTACGACGCGCGCCGCAGGTATGAGGAGCTGGGCGTGGTGCCGCCGGAGGTGGTGCGCGACCTCGCGGTGGTGCAGTTGGCGGCCGGGCTGACCGAGGACGCGGCCGGGACGGCGGACGAGCTGGTGGCGGTGCTGGACGGCGCCAGGGACTCGGCGCTGCGCAGGTCCGACGGGTTCATCGCGGCGGCCATCGTGCACCTCGCGGCGGGCAACGCGAGCCGCGCCGCCGACCTGGCCAGAAGAGCAGCCCGGTCGAGCCGCCGGCAGGGACACGACGACGCGGAGCGGCATGCGCGGGTGGTGGTGTTGCGGGCGCAGGCCGAGGCCGGCGCCGTCACGAAGCGGCACGCCCGGGCGGCGGCCGCGCTGGCGGCGGAGCTGACCGACCGGTACGCCTCCGAACGCCTCGACGCGCTGGTGCTGGCGGGCCGGCTGGCGTCGGCCACGGGGCTGCCGGAGCTGGCGGAGGAGGCGCTGCGGACGGCGGCGGCCGGACGCCGCGGGCGCGGGTCGGCGTTGCGCCGGGCCACTGGCTGGTACGCGCAGGCGCTGCTGGCCGAGTCCGCGGGCGACCGCCGGGCGATGCTGCGTGCCTGCGGCCGCGGCCTGGACGTCCTCGACACGCACGCGCTGTCGCTCGGCGCGACGGAGCTGCGGGCCCGCGCGACGGTGCACGGCAGCGACCTCGCGGCGCTCGCGACGCGGCGGGTGGCGGTCGACGGCACGGCGCGGGAGCTGCTGCGGTGGACCGAGCGCTGGCGCGGCACGCTGCACTCGCTGCCCTGGCCGGCCGCCCGCCACGACGCCGAGCTGGCCGCCGAGCTGGGCCGGCTGCGCGCCGTCGGCAGCCTCATCGGCAGCCACGCCGACGAGGCGGAGCGGCGGCGCATCGAGGAACGCATCCGCCGCCACGTGCACGGCCGGGAGACCGCCGGCCCGCGGACCACCCGCCGCCGGCTCGACGTCGGCGAACTGCTCGACGCGCTCGGCGACCGCACGCTGGTCAGCATCGTCGGGCTGCGCGGCGGCCGGTTCCACGCCGTCGTCGCACGTGAGGGCCGGTTGAAGCACGTGGTCGCGGGCGATTCCGGCGCCGCACTGGATGAGGTCGAGTACGCCAAGTTCGCGCTGCGCGGTGCCGCGGTGGCCGCCGATGCCGTCGCGGGCGTGCTGCTGGCCGCCGCCGAGCCCGGCCTGGCCCGGCTGCAGGAGACGATGCTCGGCCCGGCGGTCCGCGAGCTGGGGGACGGGCCGGTGGTGCTGGTGCCGCCGTCGACGATGCAGTCGGTGCCGTGGGGCGCGCTGCCGGCGCTGCGGGACAGGGACGTGACGGTGGCGCCGTCGGCGACCGCCTGGCTGCGGGCCCGGACGAGCACACCGCCGAAGGACAGGAGCGTCGCGCTGATCGCCGGCGCGGACCTCGCGTCGTCGGGTGCGGAGGTCGGCGTGCTGGCCGGCGTCTACACCGACGCGACCGTGCTGACCGGCGGCGACGCCACCGCCGACGCCGCACTGGCCGCGCTGGACGGGTCGTGGCTGGCGCACATCGGCGCGCACGGCCGCTACCGCGGCGACAACCCGATGTTCTCGTCGCTGGAACTGGCCGACGGCCCGCTGACGGTGTTCGACATCGAGCGGCTGCAGTCGCCGCCGTACCGCCTGCTGCTGACGGCGTGCGAGTCCGGCGTCGGCTCGCCCACCGGCGCCGACGAGCTGCTGGGGCTGACGACGTCGCTGTCGGCGCTGGGCACGGCCGGGCTGCTGGCCACCGTCGTCCCGGTGAGCGACGCCGCGAGCGTCGACCTCAGCCTGGTCGTGCACGGGCGGCTGCGCACCGGCGACGATCTCGGCGCGGCGCTGCTGGCGGCACGCCGGGCGGCGGCGGGCGCCCGCGACCGCGCCACCGCGTGGTCGTTCCTCGCCCTGGGCGGCGCCTGA